The Rhea pennata isolate bPtePen1 chromosome 5, bPtePen1.pri, whole genome shotgun sequence nucleotide sequence CTGTCTTGGAAGACTCTCgccagcagcagtgctggggtAGAGCCTTGCTGCAAACATAAAGCTCTGCAATGATTATTTGATTTGCCAGCTCCCCACAGCATCCATGTGAgtctcagctgctgcagatcAGAGTGGCTCAACAACTTCCGTGGAGTTTGCTGATTTACATGGGTTGATCTGGGCCTTTCATGTACTCACTTCTTTTATTCTGGAGTCTTTCAAAGCAACAGCTAACATACGTCTGTCTGACTCATCGGCCTGCAgctgtttgtgattttttttttctgtttcttcaaatAGCGTCTTCTATACTCGCGCAGACAGTGGGAGGTGATGATGTCCTCACTATTCCTTGCCTCTTTCAAGCAGTGGGTCCAATCCCTGCAGCAATGACAGTGTGGCAGGCCCTGGCCTTCTGTAGTAGCTAGGAGTATCACTAGCTCCTTGCCGATACCTACAATGTGAGGGCTTAATAGGTTGtacagggaaaaagaaggaaagggtGCCAAGCTGTCAGACCTTATACCCCCAGTTTGTTGAAAGACAGGCCTGTGGAGGAAATCGGACCAGCATCTGGTCTTCTGGAGGAGCAACTGCTGCTCTGATGCTTCAGTATCAGTTAAAAAGCTACATGCTTGGTAGTAAAGCTCCTGCACGTACTATGCAATATTGCGGTATCAGGCCTttaaggtatttctaggtaGAAACAGCATCCCAAAATGTGATGGGAAAGAAAGTGCTTTGCAGGTTGGCTGTGCCTGATGTAGGCCCTCAGACTGGGTGTAGCAGAAAGGTACTGTGCCTGCTAGGACCTTGTCTAGTGCGTAGGAGGCAGAGAGTGGCTGAGAAGACAGTGGTATCATCAGTGAGCAGAAGGATCCTTAAAAACAGCAGGGCAGCTGCTTGTCTTGGCATCCTGTTCCCCTGGTTTGGGAACCTACAGGCCAGGGAGTGGCAAACATAACCTGCTGGAGGGATTGTACCCGTTGCATgatgctgctttcttcttccacGTGCAGCATGCGTGGCAAAATGGAGTGACAGTGAGGGGCTGTCTGATCAGGTTGCAAAGCTGTGTGTCCATCCCCATGGGCTCGCCATGCTCTTGGTCCTGCTTTCCAGGCTGCTTGCAGTGGCAGGCTTCTCTCTTGAGACACTACTGTTCCTTCTTCACCTGTTTTTTGATGTGAGTTGGGGCATGATTAGGTGTGCTTGAATCCAAATGCCTCCCCTTTTACCTAGGGCATAACATGGCACATACCTACTAACATGTTATAAGGATGGGTACCTGTTCTACAACTGCAGTCAAAAAATAGGCATGAACAGCAAAATAGCCTTGGGGTAGAAAGAGGATTCAGGCTACCTGCAGTCAGTGCAACATTTTGACATGCAGAAATGAAGGAGCACTAGTGTGCAACAGTCAAGGTGTTAAAAGGTGTGAAGTGCTGCTGAGGGAGTTAGGCTCAGGATAAGGTTGGGGGGTGTTTTTTCATGGTGTGGACGTATGGCTCCGAAGACTTTGCTTCAGCTTGCCCAGAGCCCTTCCTGCATGAGCCAGGTTATCTGCTGTGCATTCGCAGTAGGCTGTGCTCATAGACCAGCATCCTGAAGGATATGACTGCAGCCAGCTCCGGTGATTTTCTGGCTTGAAGAGCTGCAGAGGTCTCCCAGATCTGTTTGACTTTCAATGCCTTCTTTGTTAAGCTTCCAGTGCTTGTCTTGAAATACATCCAATACAAATTGGAGATCCTTGTCTgataaaatgcatgttttatcGGTATTTGCTGATTTAAAATGTGTCATCTATGCTTTACATACAAGTGGAAGAAGCACGTGCATACAGGAGAGAATGTGACCCAAAATCGGCTTAAGTTATGCAACAACCTCTAGTGtgtgtttcttgttttttgttttttaacctttgAGAAATTCAGTGTTGAAATGAAGCTCCTTTTAAACtgctaggaaaaaaagtggCATAAATCCCACTTTCAGAAGGCCAACACCTGCAACATAGGAAGCTCTGGACTGAAAATTGCTGGAGGAGCAATTTGGGGATTTATCACTACGGGTCTATGCTGGGCTCAGTTTTCCTTGACTGAGCTCTTGGATGCTCCCAAAGGGTGGCATCCTGGGGTGGCAGGACCTCGCATGGGAGCCAGTGTCCCTGTGAGACCTTCACCTCCCTGCATCTGGGGATCTCTGCTCCTGCAGTCCACTTGTGCCCTAGGACCCACCTGGGTAAGCAGACCCCTTGTACAGTGCGTTCTCACTCTTTTGGGAGTAAAGCAAGGATGTACATTCACCAGTGAGAGCAGTATGATGACCTGCTGCTGCAACTTCTTGTTTTTGGAGGAAAGGACACTTACAGTGTTAGTCCTTTCGTGCTATCCCAGATGGTCAGGACCAAGGAGTCATATTAGCAGTACTTAACCCCCTTGCTGTGCCGTGGAGGAAAATGTAAGATACCGAAAAACCTAAAGATAGGGAAGTGCGTTAGGTCTGGCACCATCGTGTGATTATTTTGGCTTGATGGTCTCTGCAGTTCCCAGAACAGCAAGCAGAAGAGATGACCTGGAGAGGAGTCTTGAGGCAGGTCCTCGTTCCTGGGGCACTTGGGCCAGCTGTCCTGTCCTGCCTTATGCACCTCCTAAAAACCTGGTTCCTTTAAAGTGTCCTACCAGGTTTTCTGTTTATCTCTAAAGTGTTGAGTGCCAGACAGCTGTCGTATTTGGCATGTTTGCCAGGTTTTGTTGCtcatttttcaggtttttggtTAAATATGCTGCCTTGGTTGTGGTAAAAAGTGTCTCGTGGCTTGTcttaaaagcagtttctttctcttaaaaggCCTCCGGGGTCCCTAGGTGACACTCCTCTTCGAGGTGTATTATTGTGACAATTCCCTTACCTCTCCTGGCCTCTTTAATCTTGACCTTCGTTTTGTTTGCTATTCTGGAGCAAAGGCTGGCAATCTGCTGACTCAGCAGCCTTGCTTCCTAGCAAGACCAGCACTTTTGCATTGTTTCTTTGCTGATACTAGcaaattttctttccctccccctgccATTTCTGGCTTTCCTCGGAGAAGAGATAGCAGCCCATGTTCCCAGAGACAAGCAGGGGATGTCCAGAGACTTATTTAATGCTGATAACTCCCCATCTGACCCACTGTGACTTGTAGGTAGGAGGATCCAGTCCTCCCTGGGGAATGCTTGGGTAAGCATGTCCCCATCTGGCTGCCGCTGAGCTGCGCTGCTTTGCAGTGTGTTGGTCCACGAGCACGTATTGAAGGCCTACCGTTTAAATTGTTATAAGCTAGCTGGCTTCCTTTGACTCTAAACTCTTCAGGAGCCTCCTACAATCTGCTGGATCGACCAGCCGGTGGCAGTGGGCATTTGATGAGCAAGCTGGCTGAGGACAGTGGTCTCTTGGGTAGCACAGAGCAGCTTTACAGGAGGTCTGGGGACCACTTACGTAGTTGGCTTTTACGAAGTAAATGTGCGAATAGAAACATACGGCTTTGTATGGGTGTTTCCTTTAAACCAACATTTTCTTGCCTTTCGAAACCTCATGCCTATACCAGAATTATACCCCTAAGGACAGGCAGCTCCTAGGGGgtcaacatttttcagaaacttttgcAAAAATGCTGCTCTACTCCCATTAATATGTCGCTGCTTGTAGAGGTCCTAACTTTGGACTGATGCATTACTCTTGAACAGCTCTCCATAAATCTTTAGTTCTTTTGCTTTGATTCTCCCtactttgtcttatttttttgtctCTAGTTTGAAACTCAATTTCAATGTGATATGAGTCTTCTCACTTAATGTTATAGATATTTCACCAACTTAGTTGCACGTCAGTTAAAGTTGGATGACAGTTTTCGAACAGTGCGGAACTTGGAGCTATTgggtgtatttttttctttctttcttttttttttttttatttttttttttttatttaataccCTCTTGCTGTGATTAAAGGGCAGTGTCTGTGCTTGTAGGACCAGATCCCTGCTGGTACCATACCTTTTAAAGTCAGTTGAGATGTGCCAGTTTTTCAACTACTGAGAATAAGGCCTGCATCgtacaaatatttaaatcctTTCTGTCATCTAGAGATGAACTAGTTTAAAACTCTTCTGATCTTTCTGATATTCCTGCCTTCAGGCAGCCACAGAGGAGAGCGCTATATTTAGCCCCTGGTAATCCCTGCTGTGGCTTTACGCCTCTAATCCCCTGCTCTGATGCCCTCCATGGGGCAGGCGAGCAGGGAGCCCAGCTGGTGCACAGGGTGAAGGGATTTGGGGGAGCAGCCCGCGAAGGGCATGCAATCGCATGGCGAGAGCACCCACATGCACCCcagtggctgcagctgtggtggaCTGTGCACCTATGTCACTGGCAGGTAGCTTTGTGAAGATGCTTGCTTATGATAGCTTTtatcctttgtttttttgtttaaatcaaGTCAGCAATTTCTGATACAGGTGTGACAATCTGCAGATAGTAATAGGATTTTTTTGCGGGGTGAGAGCTTGCCAGTTCCTGATAATTGAGTCCTCCTGAGCATTTGCACCCTGAGCTCCCCTTTTTAATCCTGTAGCTGTGCTGTTGCTGGCTcgggaagggagggaaggggagaggagtTGCTGCTGCAGCTACTGGTTGCCACATCCTGGGGTGCGATAATACAACCCTGGCAAGCCCTACTCTGTAGTGCAGGGAGGCAAAAGATGCCCAAAGGCAAAAAGTGGTgccaaaaaaacaagaaaaaccaaccaaccaacaacaacaacaaccaaaaaaaaaaaactcaaaaaaaaaaaaaataaaggaggggATACTCCAAAGTTGGTTAAGGCCACCTCCTCTGACTgactccctttctcctctctctcttcctgggCAGGAAAAAGCTGACGCTGCTGCGGGAGATGCTGGCAGGCTGTGGCGCTGGCACCTGCCAGGTGATTGTCACCACCCCCATGGAGATGCTCAAAATCCAGCTGCAGGACGCAGGCCGAATCGGTACCTTGAGCTCCTCTTCTCTTGCATGCATTAGAGGCAGAGgctgggggagaaggggagggaatgagcataaaaaaacaaacctttttttcttctccatgcGGTAAGTCAGGCTGTTGCAGAagtttctcctttcctttctagCTTGTTCCCCCTCCCTTTGTTCACCAGGCCTTGCCAGGAACCAAGCGATAGGCTTGGTGAGAAAAGCAACAAATGCAGGTGATGGAGGGGGAAGAGAGCTGGAAGAAATGACTTCGTGTTCAGCTCATGAATGATTAAAACTCAACTGCACACAGTCCAGAACGGATTAGACACCATGCTGGTGGCCCTTCTGAAGCTCAGGCAAACAGGCCAATTTGCCCTCTAATCCCTCCTCTGATGTGGCATTCCTGAATAATCacagatttgcttttctttcctctctttactgtttttaatgcagTCCTTATCCTCTTTGTgtgtattattttgaaatggttGAAGGAATTAAGCCACCGTTTGAGGGTTCAGAAGAGGTTGTTGCTGCTGTGAGCAGCCTGTTCTCTGTGTGGCAAAGGACCTGCCATGTCCCTGCGGCAAACAGGATCGCTACAGGTTGATGTGTTCTCCATCTTCTGGCCAAAGAGCAGAAATGCACCAGGATTTGAAAAGGCTCTGGAAGAAATCAGATCATGTGTTTAAGTCTAGTGTTCCTTATGCAGCCGAGGAACAATCTGAGTTACTGGTCGTTTTTGAGGGAAGGGAGTAAAGAACAGAAGCATTGAACCTCTCTTATTTTGGGTGTCTTTAGCTTTTCCTACTGAGCTCAGGGATGTGGCTGGAAGCAAGTCCTCTCTTTAATGCCTAATTGTGGCAGCTCCTCTCCGCACTGCGGAGGTTGTACGTGACAAGTGGCTTCACCTTGGTAAAAGTGGTCAGGTGGGAGAGTGTAGCTGTGGTGTGTGAACAGCTGGCTCTGAGCTTGCCTCTGGCTGAGAGATAAAAGCCATCAGGGTACTTGGCTGGCCTTGGCCGCTGTGATGAGTGCATCTCTTGTTTTGAGATTTGCCTCTTTGGGTTCTGGGTGCCAGGCCATGAAAgagttgcttctgagcaccttGCAGATTGGCTGTCTTTCTGTCTCCTCCCCAGCGGCACAGAAGAAGCTGATGGCGGCCCAGCTctcggccgccgcgggggcagcGGAGCCAGTGGTGGAAGCACGCACAACTGCGACGCAGATAACGAGGGAGCTGCTGCGAAGCAAAGGCATTGCAGGGCTCTATAAGGGCCTGGGAGCCACACTACTGAGGTAGGACAGCACCAGTGCCCAGCACCCTTGGCCCTACAAGGAATTTAAGGGACTGATCACCCAAGGGAGTGAGGGTGAAAAGCAAGTGTTGACTTGGTGGAGTATTGGtctgggtttgttttgtttgcatgtaCATGTCCTGCACtgcttttgctcatttttgtcttctctccttcttctgCCCACACCACAGAGATGTCCCATTTTCCATTGTTTACTTCCCACTGTTTGCAAACCTGAACAAGCTGGGCCAGAAGGACCCTGATGTCAAGGCCCCATTCTACGTGTCCTTCCTCTCCGGGTGTCTGGCTGGCAGTACGGCTGCTGTGGCTGTCAACCCGTGTGATGGTGAGTCCTGTGCTGGCAGCCCAGCACCAAGCTGCAGCAGTTGAGAGGCCTCAGTGGGTTAAGTGAGGAGAGGGTGCTCATGCCAGTCTCTTTGCAGCCCAGAAGGAGGGGAGCTCAGCCCCGAGCTTCCTCCAGCTCAGAAGTGTTGCCTTCAGCTGAGCTTTAACCTCAGCCACTACTTATGCAGGTATTTGTGATCTTTACTGAGTCAGGTAGAAGTGAAACCCATATCACATGCCAGGAATGGCTGCAAACACACCTCTGAAAAGGGCACATTTGTACATGGAGTGATCATACGTAGAGCATTTACAAATATGTGTAAGGTCACCTACAATCAGAGGGAGCCTCAGAGCTGTGGCTGGATTTTCTGCTCCACAACAGCTGCCTTAAATATCACTGCTTGATGTCCACTGCCAGAAAGTAGCTCTTCTGTCCCCACCACTACACATGCTGCTTCTTCAAGGTGTGAAGAAGTTCAAGAGCAGTACCAATTATACGTATTTTAAGATCATTCAGTCTGCTTTTCCAGAAAGGGCTTAGCATTTGAAAATCAGCTTCTGCTTTGTgggaaaatatctgaatttttgGAAGCGGTTAAAGCTAGCTCTGCCTTGAAAACCTTGATTGAGGTAGAAGGGAGAGCATTGGTTAGATTTTCGtgtgattgtttttcttttattcatttgtaaaggaatgtattgtttttctcctgttttgatGATAAACCATCTGCGTTCCTGATGATCTCGTGTGACCGCCTGTCAAG carries:
- the SLC25A22 gene encoding mitochondrial glutamate carrier 1 isoform X2 encodes the protein MYRGAAVNLTLVTPEKAIKLAANDFFRHHLSKDGKKLTLLREMLAGCGAGTCQVIVTTPMEMLKIQLQDAGRIAAQKKLMAAQLSAAAGAAEPVVEARTTATQITRELLRSKGIAGLYKGLGATLLRDVPFSIVYFPLFANLNKLGQKDPDVKAPFYVSFLSGCLAGSTAAVAVNPCDVIKTRLQSLQRGVNEDTYSGILDCTKKIWQKEGATAFFKGAYCRALVIAPLFGIAQVVYFIGIAEFLLDLLPKHRA
- the SLC25A22 gene encoding mitochondrial glutamate carrier 1 isoform X3 — translated: MLAGCGAGTCQVIVTTPMEMLKIQLQDAGRIAAQKKLMAAQLSAAAGAAEPVVEARTTATQITRELLRSKGIAGLYKGLGATLLRDVPFSIVYFPLFANLNKLGQKDPDVKAPFYVSFLSGCLAGSTAAVAVNPCDVIKTRLQSLQRGVNEDTYSGILDCTKKIWQKEGATAFFKGAYCRALVIAPLFGIAQVVYFIGIAEFLLDLLPKHRA